One part of the Acidobacteriota bacterium genome encodes these proteins:
- the rbfA gene encoding 30S ribosome-binding factor RbfA: protein MAHNKNFDRNARLEGEIRSVLSDLLLSEVNDPRLKDVTVSSIRLSADRSKARVFYSVIGDPEREREAGDGFAAATSFMRKQLGRRMRLRVVPSLEFLRDTSYEYGDRMERLFDRLSDEGLIPGDDGDEGHEEDTP, encoded by the coding sequence ATGGCTCATAACAAAAACTTCGATCGGAACGCGCGTCTCGAGGGCGAGATCAGGTCGGTTCTCTCGGACCTGCTGCTCTCGGAGGTCAACGATCCGCGCCTGAAGGACGTCACGGTGTCCTCGATTCGACTCTCCGCCGACCGCTCGAAAGCGAGAGTTTTTTATTCGGTGATCGGTGATCCCGAGCGTGAACGTGAAGCCGGTGACGGCTTCGCTGCGGCTACGTCGTTCATGCGCAAGCAGCTCGGCCGGCGGATGCGGCTGCGAGTGGTTCCGAGCCTCGAGTTCCTTCGCGATACCTCGTACGAGTACGGTGACCGTATGGAGCGACTCTTCGACAGGCTCTCCGACGAGGGTCTCATCCCGGGCGATGATGGAGACGAGGGCCATGAGGAGGACACGCCATGA
- a CDS encoding bifunctional oligoribonuclease/PAP phosphatase NrnA → MSNVSSDPHDAAIMLKEAYRALITCHRNPDGDAIGSELAIAELGGRIGVDSVIVNRDETPTNLCMLPGADHIRIADDLPEDFPEKYDLVIAVECPDLERSGFAGLTRLPILNIDHHPGNQAFGVVNYLDEEAPAVGEMVWKLYGEVGVMPSPDAATNLFAALATDTGDFRYSNATGRAFRVAAEMVDAGADPPRVANWVHNNRSLASVMLLGEALRTLRIQCDGKLALITADQEAFQKSNAGPEDTEEIINIPRSIAGVEAVAFFKQWEAGVVRVSLRSRGDVDVRRVATAFGGGGHVNAAGCTVKGELAEVEAQVASAIAAALGCTG, encoded by the coding sequence ATGAGCAACGTCAGTTCCGATCCGCACGATGCCGCAATCATGCTCAAGGAGGCTTATCGGGCCCTGATTACCTGTCATCGCAATCCGGACGGAGACGCGATCGGCTCGGAGCTGGCAATCGCAGAGCTTGGCGGAAGGATCGGTGTCGACTCGGTGATCGTCAATCGGGACGAGACACCGACGAATCTCTGCATGCTTCCCGGAGCTGATCACATCCGAATCGCAGACGACTTGCCCGAGGACTTCCCCGAGAAGTACGACCTGGTCATTGCGGTCGAGTGTCCGGACCTCGAACGCTCCGGTTTCGCCGGACTCACCAGGCTTCCCATTCTCAACATCGATCATCATCCCGGAAACCAGGCGTTTGGCGTCGTGAACTACCTCGATGAGGAGGCGCCGGCCGTCGGAGAAATGGTGTGGAAGCTCTACGGTGAGGTTGGTGTAATGCCATCACCCGATGCGGCCACGAATCTGTTCGCGGCTCTCGCAACGGACACTGGTGACTTCCGGTACTCGAATGCCACCGGACGTGCTTTCCGCGTGGCCGCCGAGATGGTCGATGCCGGAGCCGATCCGCCGCGCGTCGCAAACTGGGTGCACAACAACCGAAGCCTCGCATCGGTGATGCTCCTCGGTGAGGCGCTGCGCACCCTTCGCATCCAGTGCGATGGGAAGCTCGCCCTGATCACCGCCGACCAGGAGGCCTTCCAGAAATCGAACGCGGGCCCCGAGGATACCGAGGAAATCATCAACATTCCGAGGTCTATCGCCGGGGTCGAGGCGGTTGCCTTCTTCAAGCAGTGGGAAGCGGGTGTCGTCCGCGTCAGCCTGCGGTCACGCGGCGACGTCGACGTGAGACGCGTGGCGACCGCATTTGGTGGCGGAGGCCACGTCAATGCTGCGGGCTGCACGGTTAAAGGAGAGCTCGCCGAAGTCGAAGCTCAGGTCGCGTCGGCGATCGCCGCCGCTCTCGGGTGCACAGGATGA
- the truB gene encoding tRNA pseudouridine(55) synthase TruB — MSRRRPARFHGLLPVFKKAGPTSHDVVDMARKALHERRIGHTGTLDPMAEGLLLLCVGQATRLQQFLLLWDKTYKGEIKLGHATTTYDNEGEVIEPACTPPPLDQGSLDRITERFHGEIQQVPPPYSAKKIAGKKLYELARNGETVTPEPKTVVVHEFQLSPAGDDLLSLLVRTSSGFYVRSLAHDIGTALGCGGHLHHLHRSAIGPYSTDRALSQETLLNAESAEEIVNGDAWIPLEKVELPFPEIELNPAAVQRFTHGQEVVVLNAGPSDLEKDSKVIVRDAENHLLGIASVRSVLARGRTLNIAPSMVLGTSSETTARPGSKS; from the coding sequence ATGAGCAGGCGACGCCCGGCTCGTTTCCACGGTCTGCTGCCGGTGTTCAAAAAGGCCGGCCCGACCTCACACGACGTCGTCGACATGGCGCGCAAGGCTCTCCATGAGCGTCGTATCGGTCACACCGGCACTCTCGACCCGATGGCGGAGGGATTGCTTCTGCTGTGCGTCGGGCAGGCAACGCGATTGCAGCAGTTTCTCCTGTTGTGGGACAAGACCTATAAGGGTGAAATCAAGCTCGGTCACGCCACTACCACATACGACAACGAAGGCGAGGTGATCGAGCCCGCCTGTACGCCCCCACCGCTGGACCAGGGGTCCCTCGACCGCATAACGGAGCGTTTTCACGGTGAAATCCAGCAGGTTCCGCCGCCCTATTCGGCAAAAAAGATCGCCGGGAAGAAGCTCTACGAACTGGCGAGAAACGGGGAAACGGTAACCCCCGAACCGAAGACGGTAGTAGTGCACGAATTCCAACTCTCTCCCGCCGGGGATGATCTCCTGTCGTTGCTGGTCAGGACCTCATCGGGATTTTATGTAAGGTCGTTGGCTCACGACATCGGAACTGCGCTCGGCTGTGGTGGCCATCTCCACCACCTGCATCGATCGGCGATCGGACCCTATTCAACAGATCGCGCCCTCTCCCAGGAAACGCTCCTGAATGCCGAAAGCGCCGAGGAAATCGTCAACGGAGACGCGTGGATTCCGCTCGAGAAGGTCGAGTTGCCGTTTCCGGAGATCGAGCTCAACCCCGCAGCCGTGCAGCGATTCACTCATGGCCAGGAGGTGGTGGTCCTGAATGCCGGCCCCAGCGACCTGGAAAAAGACTCTAAAGTCATCGTGCGAGACGCGGAAAACCACTTGCTCGGCATCGCCTCCGTGAGGTCGGTTCTGGCCCGCGGCCGAACCCTCAATATCGCGCCATCGATGGTTCTGGGCACTTCATCCGAGACCACAGCTAGACCCGGATCGAAGTCCTGA
- the rpsO gene encoding 30S ribosomal protein S15, producing the protein MSHFDAQKTSIIDEFRTHPTDTGSPEVQVALLTRRIQYLTEHFKVYKKDFHSRRGLLRLVGRRRRLLEYLKAKDITRYRQLVEKLGLRG; encoded by the coding sequence ATGAGCCATTTTGACGCCCAGAAGACATCAATCATCGACGAGTTTCGTACCCACCCGACGGACACCGGTTCGCCCGAGGTGCAGGTTGCGCTGCTGACGCGCCGAATCCAATACCTGACAGAGCATTTCAAGGTCTACAAGAAGGATTTCCATTCTCGCCGAGGACTGCTCCGCCTGGTCGGCCGTCGCCGCCGCCTTCTCGAGTATTTGAAGGCAAAAGACATCACCCGTTATCGCCAACTCGTCGAAAAACTCGGACTCCGAGGCTAA
- the pnp gene encoding polyribonucleotide nucleotidyltransferase, whose product MNVVKKTVEIDGKTLSFESGIIAKQADGSTVVRMGDTIVLVTACSEESQRQGVDFLPLTVDYRENTYASGRIPGGFFKREGRPTEREILTCRVIDRGLRPLFPDGYYRETQVIAWVLSADDKFNSDIYGISGASLALLMAKKIPFTEAIAGVRIGRVDGQMVVFPTFDELARSELDLVVAGTEDALAMVECGATELSESVILDALDLAHQEIKKIIALQHEFVAELGVVKDDFVPEPRPWPAEFEEEIKGRWTDELREALKVRGKFEQKDAVNAVRDKAIAELPEDEADEKTPWVKNIFGSMVKAITRETILEARERLDGRAFDEIRPVTCEVGILPRTHGSALFTRGETQALVTCTLGTSDDSQLIESVEGDRRESFMLHYNFPPFSVGEARFLRGPGRREIGHGALARRALTPVVPDDEDFPYTLRVVSDILESNGSSSMASVCGGSMSMMDAGVPLKSPVAGIAMGLVSEGDKYGVLTDIAGQEDHYGDMDFKVAGTANGITALQMDIKVEGLSRQILEEAMEQARVGRMQLLDSMAQAISEGREDISPYAPRIIQIKIDVDQIRNVIGPGGKMIRHIVDTTGAKINVEDDGTVQIATSDGDAAKKAIHMIESLTRTPEIGEEFDGIVRRIEPYGAFVEILPNHDGLVHISELSLERIPDIRDVLTEGDELKVRIIDIDANDRIKLSRRVILEDEARARGDDIPERDARPPRDNRRGGRPSGGRGRDNRRSGGRDRRPRRD is encoded by the coding sequence ATGAACGTCGTCAAAAAGACCGTCGAGATCGACGGCAAGACCCTCAGTTTCGAAAGTGGAATCATCGCCAAGCAGGCTGATGGATCCACCGTCGTCCGTATGGGCGATACCATAGTCCTGGTCACCGCCTGCTCGGAAGAGAGCCAAAGGCAGGGTGTAGACTTTCTCCCCCTGACCGTAGATTACCGCGAAAACACCTACGCCAGCGGGCGAATACCCGGCGGCTTCTTCAAGCGAGAAGGACGGCCGACCGAGCGTGAGATCCTCACCTGCAGGGTCATCGACCGCGGTCTACGGCCGCTTTTCCCGGATGGGTATTACCGAGAAACTCAGGTCATCGCCTGGGTGTTGTCCGCGGACGACAAGTTCAACTCGGACATCTACGGCATTTCCGGTGCGTCGCTTGCCCTGCTCATGGCAAAGAAGATCCCTTTCACCGAGGCCATCGCGGGAGTCCGGATTGGACGTGTCGACGGCCAGATGGTGGTTTTCCCGACCTTCGACGAGCTGGCCAGGAGCGAACTCGACCTGGTGGTTGCCGGCACCGAGGACGCGCTGGCGATGGTCGAGTGCGGGGCGACCGAGCTCTCCGAGTCGGTGATCCTCGACGCCCTCGACCTCGCCCACCAGGAGATCAAGAAAATCATCGCCCTGCAGCACGAATTCGTGGCCGAGCTCGGCGTCGTGAAAGACGATTTCGTGCCCGAGCCCAGGCCGTGGCCCGCTGAGTTCGAGGAAGAGATCAAGGGGCGGTGGACCGACGAGCTTCGTGAAGCACTCAAGGTTCGTGGAAAGTTCGAACAGAAGGATGCGGTCAATGCGGTCCGCGACAAAGCGATCGCCGAGCTTCCCGAGGACGAGGCCGACGAGAAGACGCCCTGGGTCAAGAACATCTTCGGATCGATGGTAAAGGCCATCACCCGCGAGACCATTCTCGAAGCGCGCGAGCGCCTCGACGGCCGCGCCTTCGACGAGATCCGACCCGTAACCTGCGAGGTCGGCATCCTGCCTCGCACCCACGGCTCCGCCCTATTCACCCGTGGCGAAACCCAGGCCCTCGTGACCTGCACCCTCGGCACGTCTGACGATTCCCAGCTCATCGAAAGCGTCGAGGGCGATCGCCGAGAGTCGTTCATGCTTCACTACAACTTCCCGCCGTTTTCGGTTGGAGAAGCACGTTTTCTGCGCGGTCCCGGACGGCGTGAGATCGGCCACGGCGCCCTCGCCCGACGTGCTCTGACACCGGTGGTACCCGACGACGAGGACTTTCCCTATACGCTCCGCGTCGTATCCGACATTCTCGAATCCAACGGCTCCTCATCGATGGCCTCCGTATGCGGCGGATCGATGTCGATGATGGACGCCGGCGTACCCCTCAAGAGCCCGGTCGCAGGCATCGCGATGGGCCTGGTATCGGAGGGTGACAAGTACGGCGTCCTGACCGACATCGCCGGCCAGGAGGACCATTACGGCGACATGGACTTCAAGGTCGCCGGAACGGCCAACGGCATCACCGCCCTGCAGATGGACATCAAGGTCGAAGGCCTGAGCCGCCAGATCCTCGAAGAGGCGATGGAACAGGCACGCGTCGGTCGAATGCAGCTCCTCGACAGCATGGCGCAGGCCATCAGTGAAGGTCGGGAGGACATCTCGCCGTATGCTCCTCGGATCATTCAGATCAAGATTGACGTCGATCAGATCCGCAACGTGATCGGCCCCGGTGGCAAGATGATTCGCCATATCGTCGACACCACAGGCGCCAAGATCAACGTCGAGGACGATGGCACGGTGCAGATTGCGACATCCGACGGAGATGCTGCGAAGAAGGCCATCCACATGATCGAGAGCCTCACAAGGACGCCGGAGATCGGTGAGGAATTCGACGGCATCGTTCGTCGCATCGAGCCCTATGGCGCCTTTGTCGAGATTCTGCCGAATCACGATGGCCTGGTCCACATCTCCGAGCTCTCCCTCGAGCGCATCCCGGATATCCGGGACGTTCTCACCGAGGGCGACGAACTCAAGGTCCGAATCATCGATATCGATGCCAACGACCGCATCAAGCTGTCGCGCCGGGTCATTCTCGAGGACGAGGCTCGGGCGCGCGGGGACGATATTCCAGAGCGCGACGCCCGCCCGCCTCGTGACAACCGCCGCGGTGGACGGCCAAGCGGCGGACGTGGTCGCGACAATCGCCGTAGCGGGGGAAGGGATCGACGTCCGCGCCGAGACTGA
- a CDS encoding acyl-CoA dehydrogenase gives MEYKVDLRDIKFQLFEWLKLGEMLEHEKFADWDAENVEMVITEGLKIAQEQMAPCNEDGDRIGAQYADGKVTLPDSFKPVYQTICEGGWIGLLADPEFGGMGLPDTLGLAVSEFFNGANVSLSLTLMLTRGAGAMIAGVGTDEQKTLFVEKLYSGEWTGTMCLTEAQAGSDVGASTTKAVKQDDGSYSISGEKIFITGGDHDLAENIIHLVLARTPDAPAGTKGLSLFIIPKIRVNSDGSLGEPNDVFTNNIEEKMGIHGSPTCTLVFGQNDGCQGFLLGEELQGMKLMFHLMNAARIDVGLQGLAAAGAAHQQALGYARERLQSRHWKELRNPDAPQVAIVEHPDVRRMLLSSKSYVEAMRALLLQTAYYVDMSRLTEGEESERYHSYVEMLTPICKAWCSEWGVQVTHWCLQVHGGYGYTAEYPAEQMMRDAEIACIYEGTNGIQALDFVARKLPMNNGQTIRELLGMAEGTFKKLRNDPEMMEPAWMLAAALKQIETISKEITKRPDAIQLVLLNAPPLLDMVGTVLGAHYLMDQAVLAKKELAAILEKNSIGTDDKKAYKEFLKDNEEAAFYHNKVQTAIHFAYRALPTVAAKGAAIRSGEKTPFYAIM, from the coding sequence GTGGAATACAAAGTCGACCTGCGTGACATCAAGTTCCAGCTCTTCGAGTGGCTCAAGCTCGGCGAGATGCTCGAGCACGAGAAATTCGCCGACTGGGATGCCGAAAACGTCGAAATGGTGATCACCGAAGGCCTCAAGATCGCACAGGAGCAGATGGCACCCTGCAACGAGGACGGCGACCGGATCGGGGCGCAGTACGCCGACGGCAAGGTCACCCTGCCCGATTCTTTCAAGCCCGTATACCAGACGATCTGCGAGGGTGGCTGGATAGGTTTGCTCGCCGATCCGGAGTTCGGTGGCATGGGCCTCCCCGATACGCTCGGCCTGGCGGTCAGCGAGTTCTTCAACGGTGCGAACGTGTCACTGTCACTCACCCTGATGCTCACACGCGGTGCAGGCGCCATGATCGCTGGTGTCGGCACCGATGAGCAGAAGACGCTGTTCGTGGAGAAACTCTACTCGGGCGAGTGGACCGGAACCATGTGCCTGACCGAGGCGCAGGCCGGATCGGACGTTGGCGCTTCGACGACCAAGGCGGTCAAGCAGGATGACGGCTCGTACTCGATCTCCGGCGAGAAAATTTTCATTACCGGTGGCGATCACGATCTCGCCGAGAACATCATCCATCTGGTGCTCGCCCGCACGCCGGACGCACCTGCCGGCACCAAAGGGCTCTCGCTCTTTATCATTCCGAAGATCAGAGTCAACTCGGACGGATCTCTCGGCGAGCCAAACGATGTTTTCACCAACAACATCGAGGAGAAGATGGGCATCCACGGCTCGCCCACCTGCACCCTCGTCTTCGGTCAAAACGACGGCTGTCAGGGCTTTCTCCTCGGCGAGGAGCTGCAGGGCATGAAACTGATGTTCCACCTGATGAATGCAGCTCGAATCGACGTCGGGCTGCAGGGTCTGGCGGCTGCGGGTGCGGCTCACCAACAGGCACTCGGATACGCGCGCGAGCGGCTCCAGAGCCGACATTGGAAGGAGCTCAGAAACCCCGACGCGCCGCAGGTCGCAATCGTCGAGCACCCCGACGTGCGACGGATGCTGCTGTCATCGAAATCATACGTCGAAGCAATGCGGGCGTTGCTGCTGCAAACCGCCTATTACGTCGACATGTCCCGCCTCACCGAGGGCGAGGAGAGCGAGCGATATCATAGCTACGTCGAGATGCTGACCCCAATTTGCAAGGCCTGGTGCTCCGAGTGGGGCGTCCAGGTCACTCACTGGTGCCTACAAGTGCACGGCGGCTACGGTTACACCGCAGAATATCCGGCCGAACAGATGATGCGTGATGCGGAGATCGCCTGTATCTACGAGGGCACCAACGGCATCCAGGCGCTCGACTTCGTCGCCCGAAAGCTGCCGATGAACAACGGTCAGACAATTCGCGAACTGTTGGGCATGGCAGAGGGCACCTTCAAGAAACTTCGCAACGACCCGGAGATGATGGAGCCGGCCTGGATGCTCGCCGCCGCCCTCAAACAGATCGAAACCATCTCCAAGGAGATCACCAAGCGGCCAGACGCGATCCAGCTCGTCCTTCTCAACGCGCCACCACTCCTCGACATGGTCGGCACGGTACTCGGAGCCCACTACCTGATGGACCAGGCCGTGCTCGCCAAGAAGGAACTGGCTGCGATCCTCGAGAAGAACAGCATCGGCACTGACGATAAGAAGGCCTACAAGGAATTCCTCAAGGACAACGAGGAAGCGGCCTTCTACCACAACAAGGTGCAGACCGCGATCCACT